A stretch of the Vicinamibacteria bacterium genome encodes the following:
- a CDS encoding L,D-transpeptidase: MFWKRDVLRVCTTLFLAASCRWADEEQALARIAESRERLASLARHGRSGFGEQSIVQARRVLLEAESAVRRSRPRLPFGEKPWEASLQRAQDSVAIAEWVVERERAAKEGESEAWIESADRAVRAGKTSRVRRVHYAVDTRLRQAEMALAEARRLMAHGELHMASDKAQEAIALAGELPPEIKALFERFGDPANLRQWREWVRTAIRESKRPGGRALVVDKRAQLAVLWVEGRPVRWLDVELGYNGLKQKLQSGDGATPEGLYRVTRKKGTKETRYYKALLLSYPNDADRRRFREARMNGEVSRSSSIGGLIEIHGEGGRGQNWTDGCVAVTNDEMDDLFEKLSVGSPVAIVGNAEQMNATGGAR, encoded by the coding sequence GTGTTCTGGAAGCGGGACGTTCTTCGGGTTTGCACCACGCTCTTCCTCGCGGCCTCGTGCCGGTGGGCCGACGAAGAGCAGGCCCTCGCACGCATCGCCGAATCCCGCGAGCGACTCGCCTCCCTGGCGCGTCACGGACGGAGTGGATTTGGCGAGCAATCCATCGTTCAAGCGCGGCGGGTGCTTCTGGAAGCTGAGAGCGCCGTCCGACGGAGCAGACCCCGCCTGCCCTTTGGCGAAAAGCCCTGGGAGGCGTCTCTGCAGAGAGCCCAGGACAGCGTCGCGATCGCCGAGTGGGTGGTGGAGCGAGAGAGAGCCGCGAAAGAGGGGGAGTCGGAGGCCTGGATCGAGTCCGCCGACCGAGCCGTGAGGGCGGGCAAGACGTCGCGCGTCCGCAGAGTCCATTACGCGGTCGACACGCGATTGCGGCAGGCCGAAATGGCGCTTGCCGAAGCCCGACGTCTCATGGCCCATGGCGAGCTCCACATGGCCTCGGACAAGGCTCAGGAGGCGATCGCTCTCGCGGGGGAGCTCCCCCCGGAAATCAAAGCCCTCTTCGAGCGTTTCGGAGATCCGGCGAATCTCCGCCAGTGGCGAGAGTGGGTGCGCACGGCGATTCGCGAGTCGAAGAGACCCGGCGGACGGGCGCTCGTCGTCGACAAGCGGGCCCAGCTCGCCGTGCTGTGGGTGGAGGGAAGGCCCGTTCGTTGGCTCGACGTGGAGCTAGGCTATAACGGCTTGAAGCAGAAGCTACAGTCGGGTGACGGGGCGACTCCGGAGGGACTCTATCGCGTCACTCGCAAGAAGGGAACGAAGGAAACGCGCTACTACAAGGCCCTTCTTCTGAGCTATCCCAACGACGCGGACCGTCGCCGATTTCGCGAGGCGAGGATGAACGGCGAGGTTTCCCGGAGCTCCTCCATCGGGGGGCTCATCGAGATCCACGGGGAAGGTGGCCGAGGGCAGAACTGGACCGACGGATGCGTGGCGGTCACCAACGACGAGATGGATGATCTCTTCGAAAAGCTTTCCGTGGGTAGCCCAGTGGCCATCGTGGGAAACGCGGAGCAGATGAACGCGACGGGGGGGGCGCGATGA
- a CDS encoding YtxH domain-containing protein, whose amino-acid sequence MTDRTGCSNFVAGFFIGAAMGSMLAILLAPRSGAELRRGFTEGREKLRETASHTVSELRGSGEDAREAFERAREALAEAVEGLKQATKAITGK is encoded by the coding sequence ATGACGGATCGAACAGGTTGCAGCAACTTCGTCGCCGGCTTCTTCATCGGCGCGGCCATGGGGTCGATGTTGGCGATCCTCCTCGCGCCGAGGTCGGGTGCCGAGCTTCGGCGCGGCTTCACCGAAGGAAGAGAAAAACTGCGGGAGACAGCCTCGCACACTGTTTCCGAGCTCAGAGGTTCGGGTGAGGACGCTCGCGAAGCTTTCGAGCGGGCCAGGGAAGCCCTAGCCGAAGCGGTGGAAGGATTGAAGCAAGCGACGAAAGCGATCACCGGGAAATGA
- a CDS encoding 3'(2'),5'-bisphosphate nucleotidase CysQ encodes MFDAEQDTAIRLAYEAGGRALSLAGQPLKVEGKGEGFGPVTEVDRELDRFFREGLRRQFPEDLVVSEESPVPATDPSARIWYIDPIDGTMELISGNDEWSILIGLAQFQRPVLGVVHRPVTGELYHATTRGGAFRRSEPGSVDVALQVNEIHDPETAVLIQSRSHPSPKVARVAEKLGIQKTYRLGSLGLKLAKIAEGQADLYLNFSGKCHFWDLCAPEVILREAGGDVRSLRSEPIPYGVEVTAIRMPFGGAANGLLEIVARASAGIEVDP; translated from the coding sequence ATGTTCGACGCGGAGCAGGATACGGCAATCCGACTGGCCTACGAGGCGGGAGGACGGGCCCTTTCCCTGGCCGGGCAACCGCTGAAAGTGGAGGGCAAGGGCGAAGGGTTCGGCCCGGTCACCGAGGTCGACCGCGAGCTCGACCGTTTTTTCAGGGAGGGGCTTCGCCGACAGTTTCCCGAAGACTTGGTCGTGTCCGAAGAATCACCGGTGCCCGCGACCGACCCCTCGGCTCGAATCTGGTACATCGATCCCATCGACGGGACGATGGAGCTGATCAGCGGGAACGATGAGTGGTCGATTCTCATCGGGCTCGCTCAATTCCAGCGACCCGTTCTCGGCGTCGTCCATCGGCCCGTGACCGGGGAGCTCTATCACGCCACCACACGCGGGGGAGCCTTCAGACGGTCGGAGCCGGGATCGGTGGATGTCGCCCTCCAGGTAAACGAGATCCATGATCCCGAGACCGCCGTCCTCATCCAGTCCCGAAGCCATCCGAGCCCGAAGGTCGCTCGCGTGGCGGAGAAGCTCGGCATCCAGAAGACGTATCGTCTCGGCTCACTCGGCCTGAAGCTCGCGAAGATCGCCGAGGGACAGGCCGATCTCTACCTGAATTTCTCGGGCAAGTGTCATTTTTGGGATCTGTGCGCGCCCGAGGTGATTCTCCGGGAAGCGGGCGGCGACGTACGGAGCCTGCGAAGCGAGCCCATTCCTTACGGCGTGGAGGTGACCGCCATCCGCATGCCTTTCGGCGGGGCCGCGAACGGATTGCTCGAGATCGTCGCCCGCGCGAGCGCCGGAATCGAGGTCGATCCGTGA
- a CDS encoding ribose-phosphate pyrophosphokinase, whose amino-acid sequence MTELRLFALEASRELGERISAKLGIPLSPHEERVFEDGEHKSRPLASVRGDDVFVIHSLYADEKESANDKLVRLLFFLGALRDASAGRVTAVVPYLAYARKDRKTKPRDPVTTRYVAALFEAVGIDRIIVMDVHNLAAFQNAFRCRTDHLEARPLFVEYFASFLGKEELVVVSPDAGGVKRAELFRRHLERVVHKDISSAFMEKHRSGGVVSGETLVGRVAGRAVIILDDLIGTGTTLARAAKACRELGAARVLAAATHGIFAGDANRVLGDPALEQVVITDTVPPFRLHPSVRVERIHVLDAGTLFAEAIARIHRGGSIVELLDG is encoded by the coding sequence GTGACCGAGCTGCGGCTCTTCGCCCTCGAGGCCAGCCGAGAGCTCGGTGAGAGAATCTCGGCCAAGCTCGGCATTCCTCTCTCCCCTCACGAGGAACGAGTTTTCGAGGATGGCGAGCACAAGTCCCGGCCGCTGGCGAGCGTTCGAGGAGACGACGTCTTCGTCATTCACTCTCTCTACGCCGACGAGAAGGAGAGTGCCAACGACAAGCTCGTGCGTCTGCTCTTTTTCCTCGGGGCCCTTCGCGACGCTTCCGCGGGCCGCGTCACCGCCGTCGTTCCCTATCTGGCCTACGCGAGAAAAGATCGGAAGACGAAACCCCGCGACCCGGTCACCACACGATACGTCGCCGCGCTCTTCGAGGCCGTGGGGATCGACCGAATCATCGTCATGGACGTCCACAATCTGGCCGCTTTCCAGAACGCCTTTCGCTGCCGAACGGATCACCTCGAGGCCAGACCGCTCTTCGTCGAGTATTTCGCTTCGTTTCTCGGCAAGGAGGAGCTCGTTGTTGTTTCACCCGACGCGGGAGGCGTCAAGCGTGCCGAGCTCTTCCGTCGGCATCTGGAACGCGTTGTCCACAAGGACATATCGAGCGCGTTCATGGAAAAGCACCGTAGCGGCGGGGTCGTGAGCGGAGAGACGCTCGTGGGTAGAGTCGCGGGTCGCGCCGTCATCATCCTGGACGACTTGATCGGTACGGGAACGACTCTGGCTCGTGCCGCGAAAGCCTGCCGTGAGCTCGGAGCCGCGAGAGTCCTCGCGGCGGCGACCCACGGCATCTTCGCTGGTGACGCGAATCGCGTCCTCGGCGATCCGGCTCTGGAGCAGGTAGTCATAACGGATACGGTCCCGCCGTTCCGACTCCATCCGTCGGTTCGGGTGGAAAGGATCCACGTTCTCGACGCCGGAACGCTCTTCGCGGAGGCGATCGCGAGAATTCACCGAGGCGGATCGATCGTCGAGCTCCTGGATGGGTGA
- a CDS encoding c-type cytochrome: protein MRKRLPAAVIVGLFVGLAACGPPERSPAGFRLPDGDVEAGEAAFLELRCNACHQVQGLDLPPPVADPPVPVALGGRVDYQPTDGRFVTSIINPDHKFPRGYPEELIKSGSGSRMADYSDVMTVRQLVDLVAFLHSRTEYVRPEPVH from the coding sequence ATGCGCAAACGATTGCCCGCTGCGGTCATCGTGGGACTCTTCGTGGGTCTCGCCGCGTGCGGTCCTCCGGAAAGGTCGCCGGCCGGCTTTCGTCTTCCCGATGGAGACGTCGAGGCCGGAGAGGCAGCTTTCCTCGAGCTCAGATGCAACGCTTGCCATCAGGTCCAGGGACTCGATCTTCCTCCTCCGGTCGCCGATCCGCCCGTCCCCGTCGCACTCGGGGGAAGGGTCGATTATCAGCCTACCGACGGCCGCTTCGTGACGTCCATCATCAACCCCGATCACAAGTTCCCCCGTGGCTACCCCGAGGAGCTCATCAAGAGCGGAAGCGGGTCGAGAATGGCGGACTACAGCGACGTCATGACGGTCCGGCAGCTCGTCGACCTCGTGGCGTTTCTGCACTCGCGCACCGAGTACGTACGGCCCGAGCCGGTCCACTGA
- a CDS encoding THUMP domain-containing protein produces MRDWNVVATTRDGTFRRARELLSPAGSVSRTQFYNVMVMRVPEVEGFLDWLVGEWSKGPRFPDTIAHVRPARQAFVFHSPEEFEAKARELVLSWAPKLAGKAFHVRLHRRGFKGRLSTPEEERFLDEVLLERLSSNGTPARVTFDNPDTILAIDTVGERAGLGLWTSEERRRFVFLGVD; encoded by the coding sequence ATGCGCGACTGGAACGTCGTCGCTACGACGCGCGACGGGACATTTCGACGTGCCCGTGAGCTTCTCTCCCCTGCGGGAAGCGTTTCGCGCACGCAGTTTTATAACGTGATGGTCATGAGGGTTCCAGAGGTGGAGGGTTTTCTCGATTGGCTAGTAGGGGAGTGGTCGAAGGGGCCTCGGTTCCCCGATACCATCGCTCACGTCAGACCCGCCCGCCAGGCGTTCGTTTTCCACTCTCCTGAGGAGTTCGAAGCCAAGGCGCGGGAGCTCGTCCTTTCCTGGGCCCCGAAGCTCGCCGGCAAAGCCTTTCATGTGAGGCTTCATCGGCGCGGTTTCAAAGGGCGCTTGTCGACTCCGGAAGAGGAGCGATTCCTGGACGAGGTGCTGCTCGAGAGGCTCTCCAGCAACGGAACGCCGGCGCGCGTCACGTTCGACAACCCGGACACGATTCTCGCCATCGACACAGTGGGCGAGCGTGCAGGCCTCGGCCTCTGGACCAGCGAGGAGCGGAGGCGGTTCGTCTTCCTGGGAGTCGATTGA
- a CDS encoding CBS domain-containing protein: protein MQVGRIMSREIASLPREGTLLEAAKLMNEKNVGCVLVLDSEERPVGIVTDRDLVVRGVAKGHEVADATVGSIMSAHPFTARRDEPIMLVARKMADKGIRRVPVVDEEGSVVGLVSVDDLLTVFISELSNVAAAIVGSSKLIS, encoded by the coding sequence GTGCAAGTCGGAAGAATCATGAGCCGTGAAATCGCTTCGCTTCCCCGGGAGGGAACCCTTCTCGAGGCGGCGAAGCTGATGAATGAGAAGAACGTGGGATGCGTTCTGGTGCTGGATTCTGAAGAGAGACCCGTCGGCATCGTGACCGACCGGGATCTCGTGGTGCGGGGCGTCGCGAAGGGCCACGAGGTGGCCGATGCAACTGTTGGGTCCATCATGAGCGCTCATCCTTTCACCGCCCGTCGTGACGAGCCCATCATGCTCGTCGCCCGCAAGATGGCCGACAAGGGGATCCGTCGCGTACCCGTCGTAGACGAAGAAGGCTCCGTCGTGGGGCTCGTTTCGGTGGATGATCTGCTCACCGTTTTCATCAGCGAGCTTTCGAACGTCGCCGCCGCCATCGTCGGCTCCTCGAAGCTCATCAGCTGA